The Macrobrachium rosenbergii isolate ZJJX-2024 chromosome 46, ASM4041242v1, whole genome shotgun sequence genome has a window encoding:
- the LOC136830462 gene encoding dnaJ homolog subfamily C member 3-like: MTALSEVYIVLKSLLALILTRSVIPFKQRKWIQNIGLFIVKIAVVLVLGGFVGHVHQYIEGQKALQIAQDPTAPMDDDDDKFYATEMTSLLKEERKDAKDEMNDRKSKEAAVMRTNEELLDELMEGNHNCEKPRRHRDLAEQENERLKKKIEELEEALIQKAKEVENQNEQLAAKEEECDRSRKELEELRTQAVDNDFYCGYLEDKVKTHEAERRRLRLIEATTRLIEERLPASQPEVSVLAINPDLERNHDDEAQKSPGLHKKVHTLEETVPPVQQENKKRKKKKLPKRECKETVIDNSMPNEKHKNIDVMEETKGIGNVFCKLGHLEQASECFLRVLHMDDDQVDCRIKLGLCLLLLGRHSEAVVQLEELKDREDLVAAAKTLQRMQRHGCPYYVLGVPEDATSKEIEWAYMKRALKFSPDRCRGSNEERERLKEIMQKINFANDLLCDADERREYDAVRESIKDLADKAFQDTQFPRQ; this comes from the coding sequence ATGACTGCACTTAGTGaagtttacattgttttgaaaagCTTACTGGCTCTGATCCTTACCAGATCAGTGATaccttttaaacaaagaaagTGGATCCAGAACATTGGATTATTTATTGTTAAGATCGCGGTAGTTCTTGTCCTGGGAGGATTTGTTGGCCACGTACATCAGTACATTGAAGGCCAGAAGGCTCTCCAGATTGCTCAAGATCCTACCGCACCGatggacgacgacgacgacaaatTCTACGCCACCGAAATGACTTCTCTcttgaaggaggaaaggaaagatgCTAAGGACGAAATGAACGACAGGAAAAGTAAAGAAGCAGCTGTAATGAGAACGAACGAAGAATTGCTCGACGAGTTAATGGAAGGAAATCATAACTGTGAAAAGCCACGTAGACATCGCGACCTTGCTGAACAGGAGAATGAACGGCTGAAGAAGAAAATCGAGGAATTGGAGGAGGCATTGATCCAGAAGGCTAAGGAAGTagaaaatcaaaatgaacaaCTCGCAGCTAAAGAGGAAGAATGTGACAGGAGCCGAAAAGAACTGGAGGAACTGCGCACTCAAGCTGTGGACAATGATTTCTACTGTGGCTACCTGGAGGACAAGGTGAAGACCCACGAAGCGGAACGGAGAAGACTAAGACTGATCGAGGCGACCACAAGACTGATCGAGGAGAGACTGCCTGCCTCACAGCCAGAAGTTTCTGTTCTCGCAATAAATCCTGATCTAGAGAGAAATCACGATGATGAGGCACAGAAGAGTCCAGGTTTGCACAAGAAGGTCCATACCCTGGAAGAAACAGTTCCGCCCGTTCAACAGGAGAATaaaaaacggaagaagaagaagttaccgAAAAGAGAATGCAAAGAGACCGTGATCGATAATTCTATGCCAAATGAAAAGCATAAGAATATTGATGTGATGGAAGAGACCAAGGGAATAGGAAACGTATTCTGTAAGCTTGGACACCTTGAACAAGCAAGTGAATGTTTCCTCCGAGTACTGCATATGGACGACGATCAAGTGGACTGCAGGATAAAACTAGGACTGTGTCTCTTGTTGCTTGGCAGACACAGTGAAGCTGTAGTCCAGCTTGAGGAATTGAAGGATCGAGAAGATTTGGTCGCAGCCGCAAAAACCCTGCAAAGAATGCAACGCCATGGCTGCCCGTACTACGTCTTAGGTGTTCCAGAGGATGCCACTTCGAAGGAAATAGAGTGGGCCTACATGAAGCGGGCactcaagttcagccctgataggtgCCGCGGGTCCAACGAAGAACGAGAACGCTTGAAGGAAATTATGCAGAAGATCAACTTTGCCAACGACCTCCTCTGTGATGCCGACGAAAGACGAGAATACGACGCTGTCAGGGAGTCGATCAAGGACTTGGCAGATAAAGCGTTCCAAGATACTCAGTTTCCTCGGCAGTAA